The genomic window gagatatttaTGTGATGATATTTTTCGTACAGATATTTTGTTGTAACAAAATAGGATAGGTTTAGATCAGATTAGAGATTGTTTTTATCTATCTTAGGCTGTACATTTTAgtataaataaacataaaaattattgaGTCAATCTCTCAAGTAATTCAAATGAATTCTTTTTGCAGTATCAAGTTAGTATCAAAGCTCACATACTCGGGGCTGATATAAAAAAGAACCCAAGCTCGAAAGTCCCAAATAAGAAACCCTAACCATGTACTCGTGTTGTAAACTGGCCACATTCATGGTTTGGCCACTTACACTAGATTCAGAGGCTGCCACTCTGCTATACATTAGACCTTGCCGCTATTGAAACATCCATGTGTTATAGTGCACGCAAGTAGTATTGGAGCTATGCCAGCTCATGTAGTTCATCCTTTTTCCTTATTTGGTCAACCGCCCAACTCACTTTCAGTGTCATTGATTATCAGGCATGTCTTGTCCGTTCGCCTCATTTTGTTGGTTATGTTTCTGTGCACTTATGGCTTGTGCTCAACTTTTAGGCCTTATTTCTGTGTCACATCTGGTTTTTATCTTTGTCTGTTTATGGTTATTCTTGTCTTTAATGGCAAATTTCTGAAGTCATCAGTTCTTGGGCAAAGCCCTCTATCACATCAGAGAAACTCATAGAAAGAACTACATGGATTGTTCAAGGTATGTCTATTTTGAGTCCTTCATCCAGAGGTTATGTTAGGAATTACTCTCAACCAGGTTTAGAATCTTTGACTTTTCTAGTCGAACACGGAGGTCGTGTTTGTAGTAAATGAAGGTTTCTTCTGCTTTATTCATGCAAATGTTGTTTTTGGCGAGGTCATTACATCTTTTGTGAACTCTAATTAATGACCAGCTAATGAATATCTTCTCTGAATCACTTAGGGTGCGAGTGCCTAATTGATTGAAGAGAATAGGGAAGAGAGAGTGAGGTAAGAGAGAAGTTGGAAAGAAAGAATGAAGTTCTCTTGATTGGTTtagaagagagagagaagtgAAAAATAGTGAGACTGATCACTTTTTTTTGCAACTCTTCTAATTAGAGAAGATAAATTATAATTTGATATAAATGACTAAATAATAATACCTATTTATAGGTATACATAGATATAAATGACTTAATTGCAGCTTTAGCTCCCCCAAGTTTTTCAactgtgcgattttggccccctagtTTATTTTGagcaattttggcccctcaTCTTTAACCCTTTCACTGATCTTTTAGGCCTCCATCCAATTTTGCACTGACTTGGCCACTTTTATTATCTGTCAGCTTTGTAAGTTGTAACATTCCAGATTGGatattagtattaaaaaaaaaacaaaaaaaaaacaagttccCTCTGTGCTCTATTTTCCCCTTCTTCATTTCTCCTTTAATCTCACGAACCCAATAGCAAGAGAAATCAGCACCATAGCTGGAGAGTCTCAAACGTTAAATGCTAATTTAAGTTTTTATCTATTCATATGCCATATCAACCCCCATCATATATAAACCACCATTTCTCGTTTTATAAAGCTCAACATCCTCCACAACCCATCCAATTCCAAAGGCCTTTTGCATAAGAGATTCTGTACTGTTTGCTTGCACAAGATGAATTGCGTTTATTGTTACGGAGAATGCAAGACAATTGTTAATGAAGGGTCTCATCTGAAATTGTTAATGTTGAAAACGGTGGCAGTTGATGAAAAGAAGAGGAATCATATGGTTAAGAAGAATGTGGTGGAGGTTCCACAAAATGatactatctttttttttttgaaacacaaaatgaTACTATCTTTTTCTAAGATAGTATCATTCACAAAATGATACTATCTTAGAACAGTTTTTTGGGTCGTTTATCCTTGTCACCACTTGCACTACTTTCCCCTGCTCTTCGTCTGACTTAGAATAAGTTGGATTCAAGGTTGGTTTAGCATGGGGTGGggtgggtagctcaactggtttgaGCTATGGGCGAAAGGAGTAAAGGTCCAGGGTTCAAGTCCTAGCGAGGTAAAAAAAACCAACACTAACAACTAATTACCAACTTTAGCCATTTAAAAAAAAGGTTGGTTTAGCATGGCTTTTCCTTCTTGTCATTGATAATGGGTTGGTGATCATCCTATTGGTTAACAGGCTGCAAAGCGAGAATAAGAAACTGTTGGAAAACATAAAAAGCTAAGGAAGGAGCATGCATTGAAACTGAAGCCGTTGAGGTTTGGATCGAAACGGGTTTCAACTTCTGATATGGGTAGAGATGGATTGAGACTAGGTTTTCGGTACTGaggaaagaaggaaaaaatcaGAGAGCATGCGGGGGATcctattttgtgatttttttaatttttattactaATGTCCACTTTGGAATATGACAAGGATGAAAGTGGCCAAGTCAGCACAACATTGGATGGGGAACTAAAAAATCAGAAAGGGAGTGAATGTGAGGGGGTAAAATTGCTCAAAACAAactagggggccaaaatcgcacaattgagAAACTTTTTTGGGGGTAGGGgcaaaactgcaattaagcctaataagtaatataaataATCTAAGATTATAAGTTGATCCTAAGAACTAAACTAATATATTCTGAAATATAATATCAAAgacattattaaatattttcttactTTAGCAGGGCCTGAAAATTTTCAAAGAAGATTTGTTTAAGTTGCTTCATGCTGAAGTTCTTTCTGCATTTATTGTCAAAATTCTTACCATATTTGATACTCTGTCATGTTATAAAACAAAACAGATAGATGACTGGCGTGACATAGCACTTCCAAAGGAACTAGTCAGAGTCTCGAGGGTCAGGTCGTTAGGTTCAAATTCTGTTGCAACTGGATTTGGAAATGAGTATCAGGGATTGGGCTCTACTGGTACTCTCCACCGTTCTAGGTAAACATGTTCTTAAATGTCTTTTTAGTTTCCAAATTTGCATGGGTTATATGTTTCAATTTCATTCCAAAAATGTTGTATCCGGCAGAGAGAATGAGTCACATTGTAGGATATTGCTCTTAATGCAGCCTAGGATCTGGCTCTGCTAGTACAGAATCAACACAGCAGAATGGCACGACAAAACCTCGTTTTTCAGAGTTGCGGTTTGATGAAGATGGTCTATTTAATTTAGACGATGAAGGGCGAGCAGAAAAACAGCTATGTGCTGTTGGTGCTTCAAATGTCATTAGGAACTTCTCTTTCATGCCAGATAATGAAGTTATAATGGCCCAAAATCGTCATTGTATGGAAACAGCCTTCCAATGCATTGAAGATCACACTGTAGGTGAGAATTATTGCTGGTCGAATCTAACCTGTTCATTTTCAGTTTTGCACAAATTATTGttgattataaattataatggtAATAATCCCTACATAGATTTGTTATAATCTGTTTTAGTTTACAGTCTTAGGTTTTACAGTTGCCACATCAACtgaaattatgttttttaatgAAATGATTTTCCTTAAAGTACAAGATTTTGCAAATATCTCTTTGATTCACAAAAATGAGAATTAatttattagttaaaaaaaactgtattgaaagttgaaaccCTTTAATTTGTCAATGTACCATAGAATCTCCATAATAATTTACATTTGGTGCATTTATTGGTTGGAGAAAAATGCTCGTACTATATTATCTTTCTCGCTAGCCTTCTGAaccttttcaaaatttgaacagTTGAACTAATCCATTTgatgaacaaaacaaactaaCGAAAACCCATtcggtttattttttatatcctAGAGATAATTTGGTATGGCGGACAAAAACCAACTTTGAGTTCAACTTTTTTTAGGACCAGTTTCATCCCAGATTCTGTTTACATAGTTGCCatcatttgaaaatttaattgtttatcGAGCATCTTAAATTTAAATAACCCCATTGTAGCGAAATTTCTAGTTTCTGGTAGCTGCCTTAAACTTTCTAAATATCTTATTTAAGTATGAAGTTTTTATTTCTCTTAACATTATCATCCAATTATGTATTGGCACATCATTagaagtttatattttattttgtattgatAGAGGATGAAGAACTTGTCACAAATGCTCTAGAGACAATTGTTAACTTGGCTCCATTACTGGATCTTCGAATATTCAGCTCATCCAAGCCttcatttattaaaataacgTAAGTGACTAATCCACCTTCAATTGTTCTTCTTGCATGCCAATGATGCCATTGTAATTCTCTGTAACTGGTTGAATGGCTGTATTAATTACAGAGAGAAACGTGCAGTTCAGGCCATCATGGGGATATTGAATTCTCCTGTCAAAGCCTGGCATTGTGCTGCTGCTGAATTACTTGGGCGTTTGATCATTAATCCTGACAACGAACCTTTCTTGATTCCGTTTTTTCCACAGGTAAAACTTCTATTTATGCATGTTTTACCTTGttaattttttggttttaatatATTCTCTGTCTGcaaataaccatcatttttttgtaGTCCCTatacatttttattgtttttacttGAACAATTTATAGTTTTGCTTTTGGTtcttgtaattttgttttatttcctGTAAATTTTGGCCCATATTGCATTTACTGAAATATGAATCATAAATATATGGAAAAAGGGAGATTCTACATTACATTGACAAATTGAAGTATTTTGGTACATGTGATATATTTGTATGTATAAATAGCAATTTTTATGCTGCAAAAATAAAAGTGGTATATTTATTTGgacgaaaaatatatttatgctGCAAAAATAATGATCATCGATTTGGTTAATGCAGATACACAAACGTTTGATCGACCTTATCAGCTTACCCGCATCCGATGCACAGGCAGCTGCTATAGGTGCACTCTATAACCTTGCCGAAGTTAATATGGACTGCAGGTTGAAGATTGCCAGTGAACGATGGTAA from Trifolium pratense cultivar HEN17-A07 linkage group LG1, ARS_RC_1.1, whole genome shotgun sequence includes these protein-coding regions:
- the LOC123907219 gene encoding armadillo repeat-containing protein LFR: MQKRDQSKVGGATGGGSATPAKRGRPFGSGNNSAAAAAAAADSAAPSTLLGPSLHVHSAFADQNNKRIVLALQSGLKSELFWALNTLTILSFKEKDDMRKDATPLTKIPGLLDALLQVIDDWRDIALPKELVRVSRVRSLGSNSVATGFGNEYQGLGSTGTLHRSSLGSGSASTESTQQNGTTKPRFSELRFDEDGLFNLDDEGRAEKQLCAVGASNVIRNFSFMPDNEVIMAQNRHCMETAFQCIEDHTVEDEELVTNALETIVNLAPLLDLRIFSSSKPSFIKITEKRAVQAIMGILNSPVKAWHCAAAELLGRLIINPDNEPFLIPFFPQIHKRLIDLISLPASDAQAAAIGALYNLAEVNMDCRLKIASERWAIDRLLKVIKAPHPVPEVCRKAAMILESLVSEPQNRILLLAYENAFADILFTDNRYSDTFARILYELTSRPGNKVASARGIWGM